The Amycolatopsis umgeniensis DNA segment ACCGAACCGGTCGCGAACGCGTGCAGCGGATGCCCGAGTTCGAGCATCACGTAGTTGGTGACGTCGACCGCGAGCGAGATCGAGCGGATTCCGGCCAGCATCAGGCGTCGGCGCATCCACCACGGCGTCGGCGCCGTCGCGTCGAGATCCTTGACCCGGCGCAGCACGAACCGCTTGCAGCCTTCGGTGTCCTCGAGATGCACCGGCCACGCGTCGCTCTCGGCCACCGGGACCTCGATGGATGCCGGGTCGCCGAACGGGACGTCGAGCGCGTTGGACAGCTCGCGGGCCAGGCCGCGGACCGACAGCGTGTAGCCGCGATCCGGGGTCGGCGTCACCTCGAGCACGGTGTCGTCGAGCTGCAGCAGCTTGTTCGCGTCCTCGCCCGGACTGGCCGTGCTCGGGGGCAGCACCAGGATGCCGGAGTGGTCGTCGCCGATGCCGAGTTCGCGCGCGGAGCAGATCATGCCGTCGCTGAGGCGGCCGTAGGTCTTGCGCGAACCGATCTCGAAACCGCCGGGCAGCACCGTTCCGGGCAGCGCGACGACGACCAGGTCGCCCTCGGTGAAGTTCGTGGCGCCGCAGATGATCCCGCGGGTCCTGATCCCCGCGGGACCGTCGTCCTCGAAGGGGCCCTCGTCGTCATCGTCGTCGATGTTCTCGTCGGGCTTTTCGGCGTCGGCGGTGTCGTCATCGGGCTCGCCGACGTCGACCCGGCAGAAGCGGACCGGCTTCTTGAACTCGGTCAGCTCCTCGATCTCGGCGACACGGCCCACCACGAGCGGGCCGGTGACCGGTTCGAGCTTCCGGACGTCGTCGACCTCGATGCCGATGCGCACGAAGGCGTCGGCCAGATCCTGGGCGGTGACCTCCTCGTCGACGTCGAGGTGTTCGGTCAGCCAGGTGGCTGGGACCTTCACTCAGGCCTCCGTTCCGAAGGGCAGGGTGAACCTGATGTCGCCCTCCACCATGTCGCGCATGTCCGGGATTCCGTTGCGGAACTGCAGGGTGCGCTCGATACCCATGCCGAAGGCGAAGCCCGAGTAGACCTCGGGGTCGACGCCGCAGGCACGCAGGACGTTGGGGTTGACCATGCCGCAGCCGCCCCATTCGACCCAGCCGGCACCGCCCTTCTTCTCCTCGAACCAGACGTCGACCTCGGCCGACGGCTCGGTGAACGGGAAGAAGTGCGGGCGCAGGCGGGTCTTCGAGTTTTCGCCGAACATCCTGCGGGCGAAGGCGTCGAGGGTGCCCTTGAGGTGCGCCATCGTCAGGCCCTTGTCCACCGCGAGCCCTTCGACCTGCGAGAACACCGGCGTATGCGTGGCGTCGAGCTCGTCGGTCCGGTAGGTGCGGCCGGGGCAGACGACGTACACGGGCAGGTCACGGTGCAGCAGCGTGCGGGCCTGCACCGGCGAGGTGTGCGTCCGCAGCACCAGGCCGGAGTCCTCCTCGCCGAGGTAGAACGTGTCCTGCAGCTGGCGCGCGGGGTGGTCCTTGCCGAAGTTCAGCGCGTCGAAGTTGAACCACTCGGCCTCGAGTTCCGGACCGTCGGCGACCTCGTAGCCCATCGCGACGAAGGCGTCGGCGATCCGCTCCGACAGGGTCGCGATCGGGTGCCGGGCGCCGCGGGGCACCCGGTCCCACGGGAGCGTGACGTCGACTGTCTCCTCACGGAGCACCTTTTCGTCACGCTCGACCTGGAGCACGGCACGGCGCGAGTCGAAGGCGG contains these protein-coding regions:
- the pheS gene encoding phenylalanine--tRNA ligase subunit alpha, yielding MSEANDKQDPQAGALAPETLTAAVKQAETDFAAAADLDALAAVKPAHLGDQSPLLLARREIGALPKQEKAEAGKRVNEARQGIQAAFDSRRAVLQVERDEKVLREETVDVTLPWDRVPRGARHPIATLSERIADAFVAMGYEVADGPELEAEWFNFDALNFGKDHPARQLQDTFYLGEEDSGLVLRTHTSPVQARTLLHRDLPVYVVCPGRTYRTDELDATHTPVFSQVEGLAVDKGLTMAHLKGTLDAFARRMFGENSKTRLRPHFFPFTEPSAEVDVWFEEKKGGAGWVEWGGCGMVNPNVLRACGVDPEVYSGFAFGMGIERTLQFRNGIPDMRDMVEGDIRFTLPFGTEA